One Azoarcus sp. DN11 DNA segment encodes these proteins:
- the nifX gene encoding nitrogen fixation protein NifX: MKVAFATENMLEVDAHFGWARKIAIYEVQPEASRLVGIAEFAGDLAEDGSEDKLQPKLEAIKDCAIVYVAAIGGSAAAKVVNLRVHPVKVPIPQPIAQIIERLQEVLKGTPPPWLRKVLLKGQERSFDFAEE, from the coding sequence ATGAAAGTCGCGTTTGCCACCGAAAACATGCTCGAGGTGGACGCCCACTTCGGCTGGGCGAGGAAGATCGCCATCTACGAGGTCCAGCCGGAGGCCAGCCGGCTGGTGGGGATCGCCGAGTTTGCCGGCGACCTCGCCGAGGACGGCAGCGAGGACAAGCTGCAGCCCAAGCTGGAGGCCATCAAGGACTGCGCCATCGTCTATGTCGCCGCCATCGGCGGCTCGGCGGCGGCCAAGGTGGTGAACCTGCGGGTGCATCCGGTGAAGGTGCCCATCCCGCAGCCCATCGCCCAGATCATCGAGCGCTTGCAGGAAGTCCTCAAGGGCACACCGCCGCCGTGGCTGCGCAAGGTTCTGCTCAAGGGCCAGGAACGCTCCTTCGACTTCGCCGAGGAATAA
- the fdxB gene encoding ferredoxin III, nif-specific encodes MSHYTVILPSGVAWTPRFIAAINQEKCIGCGRCFKTCAREVLQLMAIDDDGELVAIDADDDEEYEKKVMSIAQPENCVGCESCNNNCARRCISYAPAAV; translated from the coding sequence ATGAGCCACTACACCGTCATCCTGCCGTCGGGCGTCGCCTGGACGCCCCGATTCATCGCCGCCATCAACCAGGAGAAATGCATCGGCTGCGGCCGCTGTTTCAAGACCTGCGCTCGGGAGGTGCTGCAGCTCATGGCGATCGATGATGATGGCGAACTGGTGGCGATCGACGCCGACGACGATGAGGAATACGAGAAGAAGGTGATGAGCATCGCGCAGCCGGAAAACTGCGTCGGCTGCGAATCCTGCAACAACAACTGCGCGCGGCGCTGCATCAGTTACGCGCCTGCGGCGGTCTGA
- the nifN gene encoding nitrogenase iron-molybdenum cofactor biosynthesis protein NifN, whose product MAEILAGRKACTVNPLKMSAPIGAALAFLGMDRCLPLLHGSQGCTAFGLVLFVRHFRETIPLQTTAMSEVTTILGGQENIEQALVNIHKRANPALIGLCSTGITEAKGDDVAGFLTDIRARHPELAGMEVVFTPTPDFVGGFQEGWGKAVECMVTSLVRPSKVRTPWQVNILAPCHLTPGDLEELREIVEAFGLYPVILPDLSGSLDGHIPETFLPHTLGGTRVEDVRRMGEAALTIAIGEQMRPAAAALERIAGVPFRLFDRLTGLAASDALIGLLAEVSGNEVPAKYKRQRSQLLDAMLDGHFYFGGKRIAVAGEADLLHTLVSFFTEMGAEVPVAVAPTETPILPQLPCATVRIGDLDDFEHAAAAVEEGCDLLVTHSHGRQAAQRLGLPLYRAGIPSFDRLGATHQVSVGYRGTRNLIFEVANVFIARLNDHEQHASPADFHPAGRGEAAGGALEPPPVTRH is encoded by the coding sequence ATGGCTGAGATCCTCGCCGGCCGCAAGGCCTGCACCGTCAATCCCCTGAAGATGAGCGCCCCCATCGGCGCCGCCCTGGCCTTCCTCGGCATGGACCGCTGCCTGCCCCTGCTGCACGGCTCGCAAGGCTGCACCGCCTTCGGCCTGGTGCTCTTCGTGCGCCACTTCCGGGAGACCATCCCCCTGCAGACTACTGCCATGAGCGAGGTAACCACCATCCTCGGCGGCCAGGAGAACATCGAGCAGGCCCTGGTGAACATCCACAAGCGGGCCAACCCGGCCTTGATCGGCCTGTGCTCCACCGGCATCACCGAGGCCAAGGGCGACGACGTGGCCGGCTTCCTCACCGACATCCGCGCCCGCCATCCCGAGCTCGCCGGCATGGAAGTGGTCTTCACCCCCACCCCCGACTTCGTCGGCGGCTTCCAGGAGGGCTGGGGCAAGGCGGTGGAGTGCATGGTGACGAGCCTGGTGCGGCCCTCCAAGGTGCGCACCCCCTGGCAGGTGAACATCCTCGCCCCCTGCCACCTCACTCCCGGCGACCTCGAGGAACTGCGGGAGATCGTCGAGGCCTTCGGCCTCTACCCGGTGATCCTCCCCGACCTCTCCGGCTCCCTCGACGGCCACATCCCCGAGACCTTCCTGCCCCACACCCTGGGCGGCACCCGCGTCGAGGACGTGCGCAGGATGGGCGAAGCGGCGCTGACCATCGCCATCGGCGAGCAGATGCGCCCCGCGGCGGCCGCCCTGGAGCGCATCGCCGGCGTCCCCTTCCGGCTCTTCGACCGGCTCACCGGCCTCGCCGCCAGCGACGCCCTGATCGGCCTGCTGGCCGAGGTTTCCGGCAACGAGGTGCCGGCGAAATACAAGCGCCAGCGCAGCCAGCTGCTGGACGCCATGCTCGACGGCCACTTCTACTTCGGCGGCAAGCGCATCGCGGTCGCCGGCGAGGCCGACCTGCTGCACACCCTGGTCTCCTTCTTCACCGAGATGGGCGCCGAGGTGCCGGTGGCGGTGGCGCCCACCGAAACGCCGATCCTGCCGCAGTTGCCCTGCGCCACGGTGCGTATCGGCGATCTCGACGACTTCGAGCATGCCGCGGCCGCAGTGGAGGAGGGCTGCGACCTCCTGGTGACCCATTCCCACGGCCGCCAGGCCGCCCAGCGTCTGGGTCTGCCCCTCTACCGCGCCGGCATCCCCAGCTTCGACCGCCTGGGCGCCACCCACCAGGTGTCGGTCGGCTACCGCGGCACCCGCAATCTCATCTTCGAGGTGGCCAATGTCTTCATCGCCCGGCTCAACGACCACGAACAGCACGCCAGCCCCGCCGACTTCCACCCCGCCGGACGCGGGGAAGCGGCCGGCGGGGCGCTGGAGCCGCCGCCTGTCACTCGTCACTGA
- a CDS encoding NifX-associated nitrogen fixation protein — MSETPMTTAPAGVASADFATLVSASPFLAELVKQLRAQDPYGRWGRKSDAEVLAPYVVDKAARKLISIIDDPDPAVLWRLDLFYAAAGLAIERQCGLIASPTIKINHEGFGRAILSSGRLIVYSKYHRDIHRFGFDSLAALAEAGDGIVREAVAMIARFPEVANF, encoded by the coding sequence ATGTCCGAGACGCCCATGACCACCGCGCCGGCAGGCGTGGCCTCCGCAGACTTTGCGACGCTCGTCTCCGCCTCGCCCTTCCTCGCCGAGCTCGTCAAGCAGCTGCGCGCCCAGGATCCCTACGGCCGCTGGGGCAGGAAATCCGACGCCGAGGTCCTCGCCCCCTACGTCGTGGACAAGGCGGCGCGCAAGCTCATCTCCATCATCGACGACCCCGATCCGGCCGTCCTCTGGCGACTCGATCTCTTCTACGCCGCCGCCGGCCTCGCCATCGAGCGCCAGTGCGGGCTGATCGCCTCGCCGACGATCAAGATCAACCATGAGGGCTTCGGCCGCGCGATCCTGTCCAGCGGCCGCCTGATCGTCTATTCGAAGTACCACCGCGACATCCACCGCTTCGGTTTCGACAGCCTGGCGGCCCTCGCCGAAGCGGGCGACGGCATCGTCCGCGAGGCCGTGGCGATGATCGCCCGCTTTCCCGAGGTCGCCAATTTCTGA
- the nifE gene encoding nitrogenase iron-molybdenum cofactor biosynthesis protein NifE, translating into MSVPKQRIDSLLIEPGCATNQAKSDKARKAGCKKPLTPGAAAGGCAFDGAKIALQPIVDVAHLVHGPIACEGNSWDSRHVYSSGAQTYRTGFTTDMGEFDVVYGGEKRLYRAIKEIAETVRPPAIFVYQTCLPAMIGDDIDAVCQAASARFGLPVIPVNAPGFAGSKNLGNKLGGEALLDHVVGTLEPEFTTDCDINLIGEYNVVGEFWQVQPLFEALGIRVLASFCGDARYRDIAVSHRAKAAIMLCSQALINIARKMDERYGIPFFEGSFYGIADMSDCLRRISALLVAQGAPADLPARAEALIAREEARAWARLEPYKARLQGKRVLLFTGGVKSWSVVSALQEVGLEIVGTSMRKSTAHDREKVVEIMGTDAHMFDELPPREMYRMLKESKADVMLSGGRSQFVALKAKTPWVEINQERHHAYAGYDGIVNLVAEIDKALHNPIWAQVKTLAPWDLQEVADEGESAFADQELRHG; encoded by the coding sequence ATGAGCGTCCCCAAACAGAGAATCGACAGCCTGCTGATCGAACCGGGATGCGCCACCAACCAGGCCAAGAGCGACAAGGCGCGCAAGGCCGGCTGCAAGAAGCCCTTGACCCCCGGCGCCGCCGCCGGCGGCTGCGCCTTCGACGGCGCCAAGATCGCCCTGCAGCCGATCGTCGACGTCGCCCACCTGGTGCACGGCCCCATCGCCTGCGAAGGCAATTCCTGGGATTCGCGCCACGTCTACTCCTCCGGCGCCCAGACCTACCGCACCGGCTTCACCACCGACATGGGCGAGTTCGACGTCGTCTATGGCGGCGAGAAGCGCCTCTACCGGGCGATCAAGGAGATCGCCGAGACGGTCAGGCCGCCCGCCATCTTCGTCTACCAGACCTGCCTGCCGGCGATGATCGGCGACGACATCGACGCCGTCTGCCAGGCCGCCAGCGCCAGGTTCGGCCTGCCGGTGATCCCGGTGAACGCGCCGGGCTTCGCCGGCAGCAAGAACCTCGGCAACAAGCTCGGCGGCGAGGCGCTGCTCGACCATGTGGTGGGCACGCTGGAGCCCGAATTCACCACGGACTGCGACATCAACCTCATCGGCGAGTACAACGTCGTTGGCGAGTTCTGGCAGGTGCAGCCGCTGTTTGAAGCGCTCGGCATTCGCGTCCTCGCGAGCTTCTGCGGCGACGCCCGCTACCGCGACATCGCCGTCTCCCACCGCGCGAAGGCGGCGATCATGCTGTGCTCCCAGGCGCTCATCAACATCGCGCGCAAGATGGACGAGCGCTACGGCATCCCCTTCTTCGAGGGCAGCTTCTACGGCATCGCCGACATGTCCGACTGCCTGCGCAGGATCAGCGCCCTGCTGGTGGCGCAGGGCGCTCCCGCCGACCTGCCGGCCCGCGCCGAGGCCCTCATCGCCCGCGAGGAGGCCCGCGCCTGGGCGCGGCTGGAGCCCTACAAGGCACGCCTCCAGGGCAAGCGGGTGCTGCTGTTCACCGGCGGCGTGAAGTCCTGGAGCGTCGTCTCCGCGCTGCAGGAGGTGGGCCTGGAGATCGTCGGCACCTCGATGCGCAAATCCACCGCCCACGACCGGGAGAAGGTGGTGGAGATCATGGGTACCGACGCCCATATGTTCGACGAGCTGCCGCCCCGGGAGATGTACCGCATGCTCAAGGAGTCGAAGGCCGACGTCATGCTCTCCGGCGGCCGCTCCCAGTTCGTGGCGCTGAAGGCCAAGACCCCCTGGGTGGAGATCAACCAGGAGCGCCACCACGCCTACGCCGGCTACGACGGCATCGTCAATCTCGTCGCCGAGATCGACAAGGCCCTTCACAACCCCATCTGGGCCCAGGTGAAGACGCTGGCCCCGTGGGACCTTCAGGAAGTCGCGGACGAGGGCGAGAGCGCGTTCGCGGACCAGGAGTTGCGTCATGGCTGA
- a CDS encoding CCE_0567 family metalloprotein, whose amino-acid sequence MNADELKALVRKLNAQATQSKMDLHDLSEELPTGWERIPEQAQQTFDAYARLAEARRQLAALG is encoded by the coding sequence ATGAACGCCGACGAACTCAAGGCCCTGGTCAGGAAGCTCAACGCCCAGGCCACGCAAAGCAAGATGGACCTCCACGACCTGTCGGAGGAACTGCCCACAGGCTGGGAGCGCATCCCCGAGCAGGCGCAGCAGACCTTCGACGCCTACGCCCGGCTGGCCGAAGCACGCCGCCAGCTGGCGGCCCTCGGCTGA
- the nifK gene encoding nitrogenase molybdenum-iron protein subunit beta: protein MAQSAEKVLDHSALFQTPEYKELFERKRVFEHTVPVDEVKKTCDWTKTWEYREINFSREVLTINPAKACQPLGAVMAAAGFEGTLPYVHGSQGCVAYFRSHFNRHFKEPVSAVSDSMTEDAAVFGGLTNMVDGLANAYALYKPKMIAVSTTCMAEVIGDDLDAFIKTAKDKGSIPKDFPVPFAHTPSFVGSHVTGYDNMLKGCLTHFWEGRERKESASININGGFDGYCVANLREVKRLLAEMDVEYTVLSDTSDVYDTPTNGEFNMFAGGTRYDDAVNALHAKGTIFMQGISAAKSAEYVEKVGQKAVSLHCPIGVAGTDAFLMAVSELTGKPIPASLELERGRLVDAIADSQAYLHGKKFALFGDPDMLLGLTGFLLELGAEPVHIVCTNSTKDFVEKMEQLLAASPFGQEAKLWPGKDLWHMRSLLATEPVDFLIGSSHGKYLERDTGTPLIRIGFPIFDRHHHHRFPIWGYQGGLNVLVKILDKIFDTLDASTVDGSPSFDLVR from the coding sequence ATGGCTCAATCTGCCGAGAAAGTGCTCGACCACAGCGCACTCTTCCAGACGCCGGAGTACAAGGAGCTGTTCGAGCGCAAGCGCGTCTTCGAACACACCGTGCCGGTCGACGAGGTGAAGAAGACCTGTGACTGGACCAAGACCTGGGAATACCGGGAGATCAACTTCTCCCGTGAGGTCCTCACCATCAACCCGGCCAAGGCCTGCCAGCCCCTCGGCGCCGTCATGGCCGCCGCCGGCTTCGAGGGCACGCTGCCCTACGTGCATGGCTCGCAAGGCTGCGTCGCCTACTTCCGCTCCCACTTCAACCGCCACTTCAAGGAGCCGGTGTCCGCCGTCTCCGACTCGATGACGGAAGACGCGGCGGTGTTCGGCGGCCTGACCAACATGGTGGACGGCCTCGCCAACGCCTACGCCCTCTACAAGCCGAAGATGATCGCCGTCAGCACCACCTGCATGGCGGAAGTCATCGGCGACGACCTGGATGCCTTCATCAAGACCGCCAAGGACAAGGGCTCGATCCCCAAGGACTTCCCGGTCCCCTTCGCCCACACCCCGAGCTTCGTCGGCAGCCATGTCACCGGCTACGACAACATGCTCAAGGGCTGCCTCACCCACTTCTGGGAGGGCAGGGAGCGTAAGGAATCGGCGTCGATCAACATCAACGGCGGCTTCGACGGCTACTGCGTCGCCAACCTGCGGGAGGTCAAGCGCCTGCTGGCGGAGATGGACGTCGAGTACACCGTCCTCTCCGACACCTCGGACGTCTACGACACGCCCACCAACGGTGAATTCAACATGTTCGCCGGCGGCACCAGGTACGACGACGCGGTCAATGCGCTGCACGCCAAGGGCACCATCTTCATGCAGGGCATCTCGGCGGCGAAGTCGGCGGAGTACGTGGAGAAGGTCGGCCAGAAGGCCGTCAGCCTCCACTGCCCGATCGGCGTGGCCGGCACCGACGCCTTCCTGATGGCGGTCTCCGAGCTCACCGGCAAGCCGATCCCGGCCAGCCTGGAGCTGGAGCGCGGCCGCCTGGTGGACGCCATCGCCGACTCCCAGGCCTACCTCCACGGCAAGAAGTTCGCCCTCTTCGGCGACCCCGACATGCTGCTGGGCCTCACCGGCTTCCTCCTCGAACTCGGCGCCGAGCCGGTGCACATCGTGTGCACCAACTCGACCAAGGACTTCGTCGAGAAGATGGAACAGCTGCTGGCCGCCAGCCCCTTCGGCCAGGAGGCCAAGCTGTGGCCGGGCAAGGACCTGTGGCACATGCGCTCGCTGCTGGCCACCGAGCCGGTGGACTTCCTCATCGGCAGCTCCCACGGCAAGTACCTGGAGCGCGACACCGGCACGCCGCTGATCCGCATCGGCTTCCCGATCTTCGACCGCCACCACCACCACCGCTTCCCCATCTGGGGTTACCAGGGCGGCCTCAACGTCCTGGTGAAGATCCTCGACAAGATCTTCGACACCCTGGACGCGAGCACGGTGGACGGCTCGCCGAGCTTCGACCTGGTGCGCTGA
- a CDS encoding nitrogen fixation protein NifQ, whose amino-acid sequence MMPADYLALISPRWKEGGELQVAGERHEEYADLRALLLDASAAEDPDVIALAEAVARACMGDDHLWHDLGLPSRTVLSELLHAHFPRVAARNVSRMRWKKFFYRELCAQVGIRACRAPSCGVCAHYADCFGSEELPLRQLAI is encoded by the coding sequence ATGATGCCCGCCGACTATCTGGCGCTGATCTCGCCCCGCTGGAAAGAGGGCGGCGAACTGCAGGTGGCCGGCGAGCGCCATGAGGAGTACGCCGACCTGCGGGCGCTGTTGCTGGATGCCAGTGCCGCCGAAGATCCCGACGTAATCGCCCTGGCCGAAGCCGTGGCCCGCGCATGCATGGGCGACGACCACCTCTGGCACGACCTCGGCCTGCCCTCGCGAACGGTGCTCTCGGAACTGTTGCACGCCCATTTCCCGCGCGTCGCTGCCCGCAATGTGAGCCGGATGCGCTGGAAGAAGTTCTTCTATCGGGAGCTCTGCGCCCAGGTCGGCATCCGTGCCTGCCGCGCCCCGTCCTGCGGCGTCTGCGCCCACTACGCCGACTGCTTCGGCAGCGAGGAACTGCCGCTGCGGCAACTGGCGATCTAG
- a CDS encoding 1-acyl-sn-glycerol-3-phosphate acyltransferase — MLARLLLRLAGWRVVIAPPPGPKGVLMVYPHTSNWDFPLGVLARSASGLGISYVAKDSLFRPPFGVLFRWLGGIPVNRRVSTGFIGQLVRRYAESERLFIAIAPEGTRGHVPQLKSGFYHLAVQAGVPLGLVFIDYGRRELGIGAWLTLSGDAERDLAAIRDFYAGRQGKHPQNAGEIRFGEERG; from the coding sequence ATGCTGGCGCGATTGTTGTTACGTCTGGCGGGGTGGCGCGTGGTGATCGCGCCGCCTCCGGGCCCGAAGGGAGTGCTGATGGTGTATCCGCACACGTCCAACTGGGATTTCCCGCTTGGTGTGCTGGCGCGTTCGGCCTCCGGGCTGGGGATCTCGTATGTCGCCAAGGATTCGCTCTTTCGTCCGCCCTTCGGCGTGCTGTTCCGCTGGTTGGGTGGTATTCCGGTGAATCGACGCGTGAGTACGGGTTTCATCGGGCAGCTGGTGCGGCGCTATGCGGAGTCCGAGCGGCTGTTCATCGCGATCGCGCCCGAGGGAACGCGCGGGCATGTGCCGCAATTGAAGTCCGGTTTCTATCACCTGGCGGTGCAGGCGGGGGTTCCGCTCGGGCTCGTGTTTATCGACTACGGCCGTCGCGAACTGGGAATCGGTGCGTGGCTGACGCTCAGCGGCGATGCGGAGCGCGATCTCGCCGCGATTCGCGACTTCTATGCGGGCCGGCAGGGGAAGCACCCGCAGAATGCGGGGGAGATCCGCTTCGGGGAAGAGCGGGGCTGA